The Synechococcus sp. RS9916 DNA segment ACTTCCAGGATTTGCAGCCGATCGGAGGCTGGCAGGGTAATTGTTGCTGGACTTTTCAAGTCGACAACAGCTGCTGAGTACAGTGTATCGAAGTTTGGCCTCAATATAGTTCTATCTTTTGGATCCATTGCCTTTCGAAAATGCATGAACACACCCATCCCGTCTGAACAGGTTGCCTTGGCAATTTTTTGAACATAATCACCGAGAATTATTTCAGTTTCAGCAAACGCGTAGTTGTCTGCATTGACGATGGCTTTCGTCGTTGAACTTTCTTTTTTGAGAGCAGGCTTGATGTCGTCGCACTCTGATGGCTTGCTGCTGGCAAAACCAGAAGTATTGGCACTCATCGCCAAGGTTGCTGCGATGACAGCCGCAAGACAAAAAGCAGGCTTGATCCGATTCACTATTTAAGCTTCAAAGGCTGTTGTAACTTTAGTCAAGATTTCGGGCTTAGCATTAATCTTAGGGAAATCAGAGCGCTCCCAACACCAGCTAGAGCAGTCATGAAGGGCGATCTGAGTGCAACTGAGGGCGTCTCGGCAGAAGGCCAGCGCTGGCCCTGGTGGCCGCTGCTGCCTTTGTATCCCTATGGCCGTCGTGCCACCCATGTTGAAGAGCTGATCCCTGGGCAGGTGTGGAGCTTTGAGCAGCTCCAGGGCGTCTATTACGTGGCGGTGCCGATTCGGCTCACGGTGGTGAAGGTGCCGGGCGGCTTGATGCTGGTGAACCCGCTGCCGCCCACCGCTGAACTCAAGGCGCAACTAAAAGTGCTGGAGGCCGCCCATGGCCCGGTACGCACGATTGTCTTGCCCACCGCTTCAGGGCTGGAGCACAAGCTGCCGCTTGGTCCCCTCGCCCGTGCCTATCCCCAGGCGGAGGTTTGGGTGTGCCCGGGTCAATGGAGTTTCCCCGTGCAGTTGCCGCTTGCATGGCTTGGAGTCCCAGCGGCGCGCACCAAGGTGCTGCTCGACGATGGCGTTCCCCATCCCGATGTGTGCGATTGGATCTCGCTTGGGCCCTTGGATCTGGGTGTGGGGTGCTTTCAGGAGATCAGTTGTGTGCACCGTCCTTCCGGTTCCTTATTGGTGACCGATGCTCTGGTGGGAATTTCGTCAACACCACCCGCGGTGTTTGATCACGATCCCGCACCGCTTCTGTTCCACTCCCGTGAACGGGGTGATCAGCCGTTTAACGACACGCCGGCGAATCGTCGCCGCGGTTGGGCGCGCCTTGTGCTGTTTGCGTCCTATCTACGACCCGAACCACTGGAGGTGCCGGGCATCGCTGATGTGATTCGCCAGGCATTCAAACCAGGCTTGCGTTCACTGCGCACCCACTTCGGGATCTATCCCTTTGCGTGGAAGCCGGGATGGCAATCCGCCGCCGAAGCCCTGATGGGTGATGACACCCCCCGACTGCAGGTGGCTCCTGTGCTTGAGCGCCTTGTGCTGCCGCGAGCCAAAGGTGCGCTGCTGGCTTGGTTGGATCGTGTGGCGGAGCACACCGAATTGCGCTGGCTCGTGCCTGCGCATTACTCAGCCCCAGTGCCGTTCACATCAGAGATGGCACGTGCACTCAAAGCGTCTCTGCTCAACCGCGATTGGGCCCCCAGCACAGGCAACTGGGAATTTCTCGGCAGCATTGATCAGCGTTTGCTAGATCTTGGCGTTGTGCCAGAAACGCCCTGAACGTTCAGAGTTCGTCGGGTGTCACCGACATTTCATCGTCGGCAAACAGGGTCTCTTCCAATTCCTTGCGCTGTTCCATCTGGCGCAGGAAGTAGCCCGTCATCATTGCTGAGGCCAGCAGGTTGGCCAGGTTGTCGCGGTTGGCGGTGACTTTGACTTCGAAGTGCTCGCCAGGAAGCATGCCGAGCAGGCCCTGCACGTTGTGGCGAATGATGTCTTGGATGTCGTTGCTGGCCGATTTGGCCACGCGCTGCATCACTTCGGGAGACTGGTCTTGGAGGTACTGAATCAGCCCATTCACCGGCTGGCCGTCCTGGCTATCAGTTGTCAGGAACTCCGGGTTAAACATCCCGCCCGCTCTCCGTCAAGAACCCGACCCTAACGCAGCTGCCTGATCTGGCTCTGCAGCCACTTGGAGGGGGAACCGTATCGGACCGAACCGGTTGAGGGGCCAGTAGCGCCACACGGCCGTGCCGATCACGCGCTCTTGATCCAGCGGCCCCCACAGGTGGGAATCCAGGCT contains these protein-coding regions:
- a CDS encoding DUF4336 domain-containing protein yields the protein MKGDLSATEGVSAEGQRWPWWPLLPLYPYGRRATHVEELIPGQVWSFEQLQGVYYVAVPIRLTVVKVPGGLMLVNPLPPTAELKAQLKVLEAAHGPVRTIVLPTASGLEHKLPLGPLARAYPQAEVWVCPGQWSFPVQLPLAWLGVPAARTKVLLDDGVPHPDVCDWISLGPLDLGVGCFQEISCVHRPSGSLLVTDALVGISSTPPAVFDHDPAPLLFHSRERGDQPFNDTPANRRRGWARLVLFASYLRPEPLEVPGIADVIRQAFKPGLRSLRTHFGIYPFAWKPGWQSAAEALMGDDTPRLQVAPVLERLVLPRAKGALLAWLDRVAEHTELRWLVPAHYSAPVPFTSEMARALKASLLNRDWAPSTGNWEFLGSIDQRLLDLGVVPETP
- a CDS encoding DUF760 domain-containing protein, which codes for MFNPEFLTTDSQDGQPVNGLIQYLQDQSPEVMQRVAKSASNDIQDIIRHNVQGLLGMLPGEHFEVKVTANRDNLANLLASAMMTGYFLRQMEQRKELEETLFADDEMSVTPDEL